Proteins from a single region of Oncorhynchus keta strain PuntledgeMale-10-30-2019 chromosome 20, Oket_V2, whole genome shotgun sequence:
- the LOC127909927 gene encoding triadin-like isoform X4, which translates to MLPTRNEEEGEKTVIKVQLVPMLPTRNEEEGEKTVTKVQLIPMLPTRNEEEGEKTVIKVQLLPMLPTRNEEEGEKTVTKVQLIPMLPTRNEEEGEKTVIKVQLLPMLPTRNEEEGEKTVTKVQLIPMLPTRNEEEGEKTVIKVQLLPMLPTRNEEEGEKTVTKVQLFPMLPTRNEEEGEKTVTKVQLIPMLPTRNEEEGEKTVIKVQLVPMLPTRNEEEGEKTVTKVQLIPMLPTRNEEEGEKTVIKVQLLPMLPTRNEEEGEKTVTKVQLLPMLPTRNEEEGEKTVTKVQLIPMLPTRNEEEGEKTVIKVQLLPMLPTRNEEEGEKTVTKVQLLPMLPTRNEEEGEKTVTKVQLVPMLPTRNEEEGEKTVTKVQLIPMLPTRNKEMHIYHLLYVSC; encoded by the exons ATGCTACCAACACGGaacgaggaagaaggagagaaaacaGTGATTAAG GTTCAACTCGTCCCCATGCTACCAACACGGaacgaggaagaaggagagaaaacagtgactaaggttcaacTCATCCCCATGCTACCAACACGGaacgaggaagaaggagagaaaacaGTGATTAAGGTTCAACTCCTCCCCATGCTACCAACACGGaacgaggaagaaggagagaaaacagtgactaaggttcaacTCATCCCCATGCTACCAACACGGaacgaggaagaaggagagaaaacaGTGATTAAGGTTCAACTCCTCCCCATGCTACCAACACGGaacgaggaagaaggagagaaaacagtgactaaggttcaacTCATCCCCATGCTACCAACACGGaacgaggaagaaggagagaaaacaGTGATTAAGGTTCAACTCCTCCCCATGCTACCAACACGGaacgaggaagaaggagagaaaacagtgactaaggttcaacTCTTCCCCATGCTACCAACACGGaacgaggaagaaggagagaaaacagtgactaag GTTCAACTCATCCCCATGCTACCAACACGGaacgaggaagaaggagagaaaacaGTGATTAAG GTTCAACTCGTCCCCATGCTACCAACACGGaacgaggaagaaggagagaaaacagtgactaaggttcaacTCATCCCCATGCTACCAACACGGaacgaggaagaaggagagaaaacaGTGATTAAGGTTCAACTCCTCCCCATGCTACCAACACGGaacgaggaagaaggagagaaaacagtgactaag GTTCAACTCCTCCCCATGCTACCAACACGGaacgaggaagaaggagagaaaacagtgactaaggttcaacTCATCCCCATGCTACCAACACGGaacgaggaagaaggagagaaaacaGTGATTAAGGTTCAACTCCTCCCCATGCTACCAACACGGaacgaggaagaaggagagaaaacagtgactaaggttcaacTCCTCCCCATGCTACCAACACGGaacgaggaagaaggagagaaaacagtgactaaggttcaacTCGTCCCCATGCTACCAACACGGaacgaggaagaaggagagaaaacagtgactaaggttcaacTCATCCCCATGCTACCAACACGGAACAAGGAAATGCATATCTATCATCTTCTATATGTATCTTGTTGA
- the LOC127909927 gene encoding uncharacterized protein LOC127909927 isoform X24 — protein sequence MLPTRNEEEGEKTVIKVQLVPMLPTRNEEEGEKTVTKVQLIPMLPTRNEEEGEKTVIKVQLLPMLPTRNEEEGEKTVTKVQLIPMLPTRNEEEGEKTVIKVQLLPMLPTRNEEEGEKTVTKVQLIPMLPTRNEEEGEKTVIKVQLLPMLPTRNEEEGEKTVTKVQLFPMLPTRNEEEGEKTVTKVQLIPMLPTRNEEEGEKTVIKVQLVPMLPTRNEEEGEKTVTKVQLLPMLPTRNEEEGEKTVTKVQLLPMLPTRNEEEGEKTVTKVQLVPMLPTRNEEEGEKTVTKVQLIPMLPTRNKEMHIYHLLYVSC from the exons ATGCTACCAACACGGaacgaggaagaaggagagaaaacaGTGATTAAG GTTCAACTCGTCCCCATGCTACCAACACGGaacgaggaagaaggagagaaaacagtgactaaggttcaacTCATCCCCATGCTACCAACACGGaacgaggaagaaggagagaaaacaGTGATTAAGGTTCAACTCCTCCCCATGCTACCAACACGGaacgaggaagaaggagagaaaacagtgactaaggttcaacTCATCCCCATGCTACCAACACGGaacgaggaagaaggagagaaaacaGTGATTAAGGTTCAACTCCTCCCCATGCTACCAACACGGaacgaggaagaaggagagaaaacagtgactaaggttcaacTCATCCCCATGCTACCAACACGGaacgaggaagaaggagagaaaacaGTGATTAAGGTTCAACTCCTCCCCATGCTACCAACACGGaacgaggaagaaggagagaaaacagtgactaaggttcaacTCTTCCCCATGCTACCAACACGGaacgaggaagaaggagagaaaacagtgactaag GTTCAACTCATCCCCATGCTACCAACACGGaacgaggaagaaggagagaaaacaGTGATTAAG GTTCAACTCGTCCCCATGCTACCAACACGGaacgaggaagaaggagagaaaacagtgactaag GTTCAACTCCTCCCCATGCTACCAACACGGaacgaggaagaaggagagaaaacagtgactaaggttcaacTCCTCCCCATGCTACCAACACGGaacgaggaagaaggagagaaaacagtgactaaggttcaacTCGTCCCCATGCTACCAACACGGaacgaggaagaaggagagaaaacagtgactaaggttcaacTCATCCCCATGCTACCAACACGGAACAAGGAAATGCATATCTATCATCTTCTATATGTATCTTGTTGA
- the LOC127909927 gene encoding uncharacterized protein LOC127909927 isoform X12, with translation MLPTRNEEEGEKTVIKVQLVPMLPTRNEEEGEKTVTKVQLIPMLPTRNEEEGEKTVIKVQLLPMLPTRNEEEGEKTVTKVQLIPMLPTRNEEEGEKTVIKVQLLPMLPTRNEEEGEKTVTKVQLIPMLPTRNEEEGEKTVIKVQLLPMLPTRNEEEGEKTVTKVQLFPMLPTRNEEEGEKTVTKVQLIPMLPTRNEEEGEKTVIKVQLVPMLPTRNEEEGEKTVTKVQLLPMLPTRNEEEGEKTVTKVQLIPMLPTRNEEEGEKTVIKVQLLPMLPTRNEEEGEKTVTKVQLLPMLPTRNEEEGEKTVTKVQLVPMLPTRNEEEGEKTVTKVQLIPMLPTRNKEMHIYHLLYVSC, from the exons ATGCTACCAACACGGaacgaggaagaaggagagaaaacaGTGATTAAG GTTCAACTCGTCCCCATGCTACCAACACGGaacgaggaagaaggagagaaaacagtgactaaggttcaacTCATCCCCATGCTACCAACACGGaacgaggaagaaggagagaaaacaGTGATTAAGGTTCAACTCCTCCCCATGCTACCAACACGGaacgaggaagaaggagagaaaacagtgactaaggttcaacTCATCCCCATGCTACCAACACGGaacgaggaagaaggagagaaaacaGTGATTAAGGTTCAACTCCTCCCCATGCTACCAACACGGaacgaggaagaaggagagaaaacagtgactaaggttcaacTCATCCCCATGCTACCAACACGGaacgaggaagaaggagagaaaacaGTGATTAAGGTTCAACTCCTCCCCATGCTACCAACACGGaacgaggaagaaggagagaaaacagtgactaaggttcaacTCTTCCCCATGCTACCAACACGGaacgaggaagaaggagagaaaacagtgactaag GTTCAACTCATCCCCATGCTACCAACACGGaacgaggaagaaggagagaaaacaGTGATTAAG GTTCAACTCGTCCCCATGCTACCAACACGGaacgaggaagaaggagagaaaacagtgactaag GTTCAACTCCTCCCCATGCTACCAACACGGaacgaggaagaaggagagaaaacagtgactaaggttcaacTCATCCCCATGCTACCAACACGGaacgaggaagaaggagagaaaacaGTGATTAAGGTTCAACTCCTCCCCATGCTACCAACACGGaacgaggaagaaggagagaaaacagtgactaaggttcaacTCCTCCCCATGCTACCAACACGGaacgaggaagaaggagagaaaacagtgactaaggttcaacTCGTCCCCATGCTACCAACACGGaacgaggaagaaggagagaaaacagtgactaaggttcaacTCATCCCCATGCTACCAACACGGAACAAGGAAATGCATATCTATCATCTTCTATATGTATCTTGTTGA
- the LOC127909927 gene encoding triadin-like isoform X8, giving the protein MLPTRNEEEGEKTVIKVQLVPMLPTRNEEEGEKTVTKVQLIPMLPTRNEEEGEKTVIKVQLLPMLPTRNEEEGEKTVTKVQLIPMLPTRNEEEGEKTVIKVQLLPMLPTRNEEEGEKTVTKVQLIPMLPTRNEEEGEKTVIKVQLLPMLPTRNEEEGEKTVTKVQLFPMLPTRNEEEGEKTVTKVQLIPMLPTRNEEEGEKTVIKVQLVPMLPTRNEEEGEKTVTKVQLLPMLPTRNEEEGEKTVTKVQLLPMLPTRNEEEGEKTVTKVQLIPMLPTRNEEEGEKTVIKVQLLPMLPTRNEEEGEKTVTKVQLLPMLPTRNEEEGEKTVTKVQLVPMLPTRNEEEGEKTVTKVQLIPMLPTRNKEMHIYHLLYVSC; this is encoded by the exons ATGCTACCAACACGGaacgaggaagaaggagagaaaacaGTGATTAAG GTTCAACTCGTCCCCATGCTACCAACACGGaacgaggaagaaggagagaaaacagtgactaaggttcaacTCATCCCCATGCTACCAACACGGaacgaggaagaaggagagaaaacaGTGATTAAGGTTCAACTCCTCCCCATGCTACCAACACGGaacgaggaagaaggagagaaaacagtgactaaggttcaacTCATCCCCATGCTACCAACACGGaacgaggaagaaggagagaaaacaGTGATTAAGGTTCAACTCCTCCCCATGCTACCAACACGGaacgaggaagaaggagagaaaacagtgactaaggttcaacTCATCCCCATGCTACCAACACGGaacgaggaagaaggagagaaaacaGTGATTAAGGTTCAACTCCTCCCCATGCTACCAACACGGaacgaggaagaaggagagaaaacagtgactaaggttcaacTCTTCCCCATGCTACCAACACGGaacgaggaagaaggagagaaaacagtgactaag GTTCAACTCATCCCCATGCTACCAACACGGaacgaggaagaaggagagaaaacaGTGATTAAG GTTCAACTCGTCCCCATGCTACCAACACGGaacgaggaagaaggagagaaaacagtgactaag GTTCAACTCCTCCCCATGCTACCAACACGGaacgaggaagaaggagagaaaacagtgactaag GTTCAACTCCTCCCCATGCTACCAACACGGaacgaggaagaaggagagaaaacagtgactaaggttcaacTCATCCCCATGCTACCAACACGGaacgaggaagaaggagagaaaacaGTGATTAAGGTTCAACTCCTCCCCATGCTACCAACACGGaacgaggaagaaggagagaaaacagtgactaaggttcaacTCCTCCCCATGCTACCAACACGGaacgaggaagaaggagagaaaacagtgactaaggttcaacTCGTCCCCATGCTACCAACACGGaacgaggaagaaggagagaaaacagtgactaaggttcaacTCATCCCCATGCTACCAACACGGAACAAGGAAATGCATATCTATCATCTTCTATATGTATCTTGTTGA
- the LOC127909927 gene encoding uncharacterized protein LOC127909927 isoform X16, producing the protein MLPTRNEEEGEKTVIKVQLVPMLPTRNEEEGEKTVTKVQLIPMLPTRNEEEGEKTVIKVQLLPMLPTRNEEEGEKTVTKVQLIPMLPTRNEEEGEKTVIKVQLLPMLPTRNEEEGEKTVTKVQLIPMLPTRNEEEGEKTVIKVQLLPMLPTRNEEEGEKTVTKVQLIPMLPTRNEEEGEKTVIKVQLIPMLPTRNEEEGEKTVIKVQLLPMLPTRNEEEGEKTVTKVQLIPMLPTRNEEEGEKTVIKVQLLPMLPTRNEEEGEKTVTKVQLLPMLPTRNEEEGEKTVTKVQLVPMLPTRNEEEGEKTVTKVQLIPMLPTRNKEMHIYHLLYVSC; encoded by the exons ATGCTACCAACACGGaacgaggaagaaggagagaaaacaGTGATTAAG GTTCAACTCGTCCCCATGCTACCAACACGGaacgaggaagaaggagagaaaacagtgactaaggttcaacTCATCCCCATGCTACCAACACGGaacgaggaagaaggagagaaaacaGTGATTAAGGTTCAACTCCTCCCCATGCTACCAACACGGaacgaggaagaaggagagaaaacagtgactaaggttcaacTCATCCCCATGCTACCAACACGGaacgaggaagaaggagagaaaacaGTGATTAAGGTTCAACTCCTCCCCATGCTACCAACACGGaacgaggaagaaggagagaaaacagtgactaaggttcaacTCATCCCCATGCTACCAACACGGaacgaggaagaaggagagaaaacaGTGATTAAGGTTCAACTCCTCCCCATGCTACCAACACGGaacgaggaagaaggagagaaaacagtgactaag GTTCAACTCATCCCCATGCTACCAACACGGaacgaggaagaaggagagaaaacaGTGATTAAG gttcaacTCATCCCCATGCTACCAACACGGaacgaggaagaaggagagaaaacaGTGATTAAGGTTCAACTCCTCCCCATGCTACCAACACGGaacgaggaagaaggagagaaaacagtgactaaggttcaacTCATCCCCATGCTACCAACACGGaacgaggaagaaggagagaaaacaGTGATTAAGGTTCAACTCCTCCCCATGCTACCAACACGGaacgaggaagaaggagagaaaacagtgactaaggttcaacTCCTCCCCATGCTACCAACACGGaacgaggaagaaggagagaaaacagtgactaaggttcaacTCGTCCCCATGCTACCAACACGGaacgaggaagaaggagagaaaacagtgactaaggttcaacTCATCCCCATGCTACCAACACGGAACAAGGAAATGCATATCTATCATCTTCTATATGTATCTTGTTGA
- the LOC127909927 gene encoding uncharacterized protein LOC127909927 isoform X15 has protein sequence MLPTRNEEEGEKTVIKVQLVPMLPTRNEEEGEKTVTKVQLIPMLPTRNEEEGEKTVIKVQLLPMLPTRNEEEGEKTVTKVQLIPMLPTRNEEEGEKTVIKVQLLPMLPTRNEEEGEKTVTKVQLVPMLPTRNEEEGEKTVTKVQLIPMLPTRNEEEGEKTVIKVQLLPMLPTRNEEEGEKTVTKVQLIPMLPTRNEEEGEKTVIKVQLLPMLPTRNEEEGEKTVTKVQLIPMLPTRNEEEGEKTVIKVQLLPMLPTRNEEEGEKTVTKVQLLPMLPTRNEEEGEKTVTKVQLVPMLPTRNEEEGEKTVTKVQLIPMLPTRNKEMHIYHLLYVSC, from the exons ATGCTACCAACACGGaacgaggaagaaggagagaaaacaGTGATTAAG GTTCAACTCGTCCCCATGCTACCAACACGGaacgaggaagaaggagagaaaacagtgactaaggttcaacTCATCCCCATGCTACCAACACGGaacgaggaagaaggagagaaaacaGTGATTAAGGTTCAACTCCTCCCCATGCTACCAACACGGaacgaggaagaaggagagaaaacagtgactaaggttcaacTCATCCCCATGCTACCAACACGGaacgaggaagaaggagagaaaacaGTGATTAAGGTTCAACTCCTCCCCATGCTACCAACACGGaacgaggaagaaggagagaaaacagtgactaag GTTCAACTCGTCCCCATGCTACCAACACGGaacgaggaagaaggagagaaaacagtgactaaggttcaacTCATCCCCATGCTACCAACACGGaacgaggaagaaggagagaaaacaGTGATTAAGGTTCAACTCCTCCCCATGCTACCAACACGGaacgaggaagaaggagagaaaacagtgactaaggttcaacTCATCCCCATGCTACCAACACGGaacgaggaagaaggagagaaaacaGTGATTAAGGTTCAACTCCTCCCCATGCTACCAACACGGaacgaggaagaaggagagaaaacagtgactaaggttcaacTCATCCCCATGCTACCAACACGGaacgaggaagaaggagagaaaacaGTGATTAAGGTTCAACTCCTCCCCATGCTACCAACACGGaacgaggaagaaggagagaaaacagtgactaaggttcaacTCCTCCCCATGCTACCAACACGGaacgaggaagaaggagagaaaacagtgactaaggttcaacTCGTCCCCATGCTACCAACACGGaacgaggaagaaggagagaaaacagtgactaaggttcaacTCATCCCCATGCTACCAACACGGAACAAGGAAATGCATATCTATCATCTTCTATATGTATCTTGTTGA
- the LOC127909927 gene encoding uncharacterized protein LOC127909927 isoform X14, translating to MLPTRNEEEGEKTVIKVQLVPMLPTRNEEEGEKTVTKVQLIPMLPTRNEEEGEKTVIKVQLLPMLPTRNEEEGEKTVTKVQLIPMLPTRNEEEGEKTVIKVQLLPMLPTRNEEEGEKTVTKVQLIPMLPTRNEEEGEKTVIKVQLLPMLPTRNEEEGEKTVTKVQLLPMLPTRNEEEGEKTVTKVQLIPMLPTRNEEEGEKTVIKVQLLPMLPTRNEEEGEKTVTKVQLIPMLPTRNEEEGEKTVIKVQLLPMLPTRNEEEGEKTVTKVQLLPMLPTRNEEEGEKTVTKVQLVPMLPTRNEEEGEKTVTKVQLIPMLPTRNKEMHIYHLLYVSC from the exons ATGCTACCAACACGGaacgaggaagaaggagagaaaacaGTGATTAAG GTTCAACTCGTCCCCATGCTACCAACACGGaacgaggaagaaggagagaaaacagtgactaaggttcaacTCATCCCCATGCTACCAACACGGaacgaggaagaaggagagaaaacaGTGATTAAGGTTCAACTCCTCCCCATGCTACCAACACGGaacgaggaagaaggagagaaaacagtgactaaggttcaacTCATCCCCATGCTACCAACACGGaacgaggaagaaggagagaaaacaGTGATTAAGGTTCAACTCCTCCCCATGCTACCAACACGGaacgaggaagaaggagagaaaacagtgactaaggttcaacTCATCCCCATGCTACCAACACGGaacgaggaagaaggagagaaaacaGTGATTAAGGTTCAACTCCTCCCCATGCTACCAACACGGaacgaggaagaaggagagaaaacagtgactaag GTTCAACTCCTCCCCATGCTACCAACACGGaacgaggaagaaggagagaaaacagtgactaaggttcaacTCATCCCCATGCTACCAACACGGaacgaggaagaaggagagaaaacaGTGATTAAGGTTCAACTCCTCCCCATGCTACCAACACGGaacgaggaagaaggagagaaaacagtgactaaggttcaacTCATCCCCATGCTACCAACACGGaacgaggaagaaggagagaaaacaGTGATTAAGGTTCAACTCCTCCCCATGCTACCAACACGGaacgaggaagaaggagagaaaacagtgactaaggttcaacTCCTCCCCATGCTACCAACACGGaacgaggaagaaggagagaaaacagtgactaaggttcaacTCGTCCCCATGCTACCAACACGGaacgaggaagaaggagagaaaacagtgactaaggttcaacTCATCCCCATGCTACCAACACGGAACAAGGAAATGCATATCTATCATCTTCTATATGTATCTTGTTGA
- the LOC127909927 gene encoding uncharacterized protein LOC127909927 isoform X10, whose protein sequence is MLPTRNEEEGEKTVIKVQLVPMLPTRNEEEGEKTVTKVQLIPMLPTRNEEEGEKTVIKVQLLPMLPTRNEEEGEKTVTKVQLIPMLPTRNEEEGEKTVIKVQLLPMLPTRNEEEGEKTVTKVQLIPMLPTRNEEEGEKTVIKVQLVPMLPTRNEEEGEKTVTKVQLIPMLPTRNEEEGEKTVIKVQLLPMLPTRNEEEGEKTVTKVQLIPMLPTRNEEEGEKTVIKVQLLPMLPTRNEEEGEKTVTKVQLIPMLPTRNEEEGEKTVIKVQLLPMLPTRNEEEGEKTVTKVQLLPMLPTRNEEEGEKTVTKVQLVPMLPTRNEEEGEKTVTKVQLIPMLPTRNKEMHIYHLLYVSC, encoded by the exons ATGCTACCAACACGGaacgaggaagaaggagagaaaacaGTGATTAAG GTTCAACTCGTCCCCATGCTACCAACACGGaacgaggaagaaggagagaaaacagtgactaaggttcaacTCATCCCCATGCTACCAACACGGaacgaggaagaaggagagaaaacaGTGATTAAGGTTCAACTCCTCCCCATGCTACCAACACGGaacgaggaagaaggagagaaaacagtgactaaggttcaacTCATCCCCATGCTACCAACACGGaacgaggaagaaggagagaaaacaGTGATTAAGGTTCAACTCCTCCCCATGCTACCAACACGGaacgaggaagaaggagagaaaacagtgactaaggttcaacTCATCCCCATGCTACCAACACGGaacgaggaagaaggagagaaaacaGTGATTAAG GTTCAACTCGTCCCCATGCTACCAACACGGaacgaggaagaaggagagaaaacagtgactaaggttcaacTCATCCCCATGCTACCAACACGGaacgaggaagaaggagagaaaacaGTGATTAAGGTTCAACTCCTCCCCATGCTACCAACACGGaacgaggaagaaggagagaaaacagtgactaaggttcaacTCATCCCCATGCTACCAACACGGaacgaggaagaaggagagaaaacaGTGATTAAGGTTCAACTCCTCCCCATGCTACCAACACGGaacgaggaagaaggagagaaaacagtgactaaggttcaacTCATCCCCATGCTACCAACACGGaacgaggaagaaggagagaaaacaGTGATTAAGGTTCAACTCCTCCCCATGCTACCAACACGGaacgaggaagaaggagagaaaacagtgactaaggttcaacTCCTCCCCATGCTACCAACACGGaacgaggaagaaggagagaaaacagtgactaaggttcaacTCGTCCCCATGCTACCAACACGGaacgaggaagaaggagagaaaacagtgactaaggttcaacTCATCCCCATGCTACCAACACGGAACAAGGAAATGCATATCTATCATCTTCTATATGTATCTTGTTGA
- the LOC127909927 gene encoding uncharacterized protein LOC127909927 isoform X19: MLPTRNEEEGEKTVIKVQLVPMLPTRNEEEGEKTVTKVQLIPMLPTRNEEEGEKTVIKVQLLPMLPTRNEEEGEKTVTKVQLLPMLPTRNEEEGEKTVTKVQLIPMLPTRNEEEGEKTVIKVQLVPMLPTRNEEEGEKTVTKVQLIPMLPTRNEEEGEKTVIKVQLLPMLPTRNEEEGEKTVTKVQLIPMLPTRNEEEGEKTVIKVQLLPMLPTRNEEEGEKTVTKVQLIPMLPTRNEEEGEKTVIKVQLLPMLPTRNEEEGEKTVTKVQLLPMLPTRNEEEGEKTVTKVQLVPMLPTRNEEEGEKTVTKVQLIPMLPTRNKEMHIYHLLYVSC; this comes from the exons ATGCTACCAACACGGaacgaggaagaaggagagaaaacaGTGATTAAG GTTCAACTCGTCCCCATGCTACCAACACGGaacgaggaagaaggagagaaaacagtgactaaggttcaacTCATCCCCATGCTACCAACACGGaacgaggaagaaggagagaaaacaGTGATTAAGGTTCAACTCCTCCCCATGCTACCAACACGGaacgaggaagaaggagagaaaacagtgactaag GTTCAACTCCTCCCCATGCTACCAACACGGaacgaggaagaaggagagaaaacagtgactaag GTTCAACTCATCCCCATGCTACCAACACGGaacgaggaagaaggagagaaaacaGTGATTAAG GTTCAACTCGTCCCCATGCTACCAACACGGaacgaggaagaaggagagaaaacagtgactaaggttcaacTCATCCCCATGCTACCAACACGGaacgaggaagaaggagagaaaacaGTGATTAAGGTTCAACTCCTCCCCATGCTACCAACACGGaacgaggaagaaggagagaaaacagtgactaaggttcaacTCATCCCCATGCTACCAACACGGaacgaggaagaaggagagaaaacaGTGATTAAGGTTCAACTCCTCCCCATGCTACCAACACGGaacgaggaagaaggagagaaaacagtgactaaggttcaacTCATCCCCATGCTACCAACACGGaacgaggaagaaggagagaaaacaGTGATTAAGGTTCAACTCCTCCCCATGCTACCAACACGGaacgaggaagaaggagagaaaacagtgactaaggttcaacTCCTCCCCATGCTACCAACACGGaacgaggaagaaggagagaaaacagtgactaaggttcaacTCGTCCCCATGCTACCAACACGGaacgaggaagaaggagagaaaacagtgactaaggttcaacTCATCCCCATGCTACCAACACGGAACAAGGAAATGCATATCTATCATCTTCTATATGTATCTTGTTGA